A stretch of Paenibacillus peoriae DNA encodes these proteins:
- a CDS encoding alpha/beta hydrolase: protein MKQRKRTWTRIVFLIISCLLLFVISGFVYEWIASKKDKSQYPPPGELVDAGGYRLHIRKLGNGSPTILLESGSGESSLSWRDIPEKLSSFATVVSYDRAGYAWSEEAATPRTGENIVRELHLALKNADIQAPYILVGHSLGGMYSRLYAQTYKDEVAGLVLVDARPENDARRTNEIYAKERPKVNPSPLISILLEKSGAFRLFPNFMLTGRVEYQDRNSFVNIVASSKYFRSVAEEGDLASTTEDAIRGQHLGNLPVRVIARGVQQDLTQFGISKRGNDQIEQSWQMGQREMLNISTNSKFIVAKKSEHMIIHDQPELVIQVIRELITDTSHFQSTMSKAYTDD from the coding sequence ATGAAGCAACGAAAGCGAACATGGACGAGAATTGTGTTTCTTATCATCTCTTGCTTACTACTTTTCGTGATCTCTGGATTTGTGTATGAGTGGATTGCATCCAAAAAGGATAAATCACAATACCCGCCTCCGGGGGAATTAGTCGATGCCGGGGGCTATCGACTTCATATTCGTAAACTCGGTAACGGCTCTCCGACAATATTGCTTGAATCAGGGAGTGGGGAAAGTAGCCTGTCCTGGAGAGATATTCCCGAAAAGCTGTCATCATTCGCCACTGTTGTATCCTATGACCGGGCAGGCTATGCCTGGAGCGAGGAGGCTGCTACTCCACGAACCGGGGAAAACATCGTTCGGGAGCTTCATCTCGCCTTAAAAAACGCAGACATCCAAGCTCCTTATATCCTGGTAGGCCATTCTCTCGGAGGGATGTACTCAAGACTGTACGCGCAGACCTACAAAGACGAAGTGGCAGGATTGGTTCTGGTGGATGCCAGGCCTGAGAATGACGCTCGCCGGACAAATGAGATCTATGCCAAAGAACGACCTAAGGTCAATCCCTCCCCGTTAATATCCATTCTCCTAGAAAAGTCAGGAGCATTTCGCCTGTTTCCCAATTTTATGCTAACGGGTCGAGTCGAATATCAAGATAGAAACTCTTTTGTGAATATTGTCGCTTCTTCTAAGTACTTTCGATCTGTTGCGGAGGAAGGTGATCTAGCAAGCACTACCGAAGATGCCATACGGGGACAGCATCTGGGCAACCTCCCTGTACGTGTAATTGCCCGGGGCGTTCAACAAGATTTGACTCAGTTCGGTATTAGTAAGCGCGGAAATGATCAGATCGAACAAAGCTGGCAAATGGGACAGCGCGAGATGCTTAACATCTCTACAAACAGCAAATTTATTGTTGCCAAGAAGAGCGAGCATATGATCATCCATGATCAACCGGAGCTTGTCATCCAGGTCATCCGTGAACTCATCACCGACACCAGTCATTTTCAGTCAACCATGTCTAAAGCATACACAGATGATTAG
- the guaB gene encoding IMP dehydrogenase gives MWEDKFGKEGLTFDDVLLVPRKSVVLPKEVSVATRLSDNVKLNIPLMSAGMDTVTEAVLAIAMAREGGIGIIHKNMSIEQQAVEVDRVKRSESGVITNPFSLTPDHLVSDAEAVMGKYRISGVPVVNEENKLVGIITNRDLRFIHDFNLKISEVMTKEELVTAPVGTTLQEAEVILQKHKIEKLPLVDDENYLKGLITIKDIEKAIQFPNAAKDAQGRLLVGAAVGISKDTFDRTEALVKAGVDMIVVDSAHGHHINIIEAVRKLREAYPDLTIVAGNVATGDGTRELIEAGASVVKVGIGPGSICTTRVIAGIGVPQVTAIYDCATVAREYNIPIIADGGIKYSGEITKAIAAGASAVMLGSLFAGTEESPGESEIYQGRRFKVYRGMGSMAAMKQGSKDRYFQDDDKKLVPEGIEGRVAYKGPLSDTVHQLLGGLRSGMGYCGTANIEELRNDTSFIRITGAGLRESHPHDVQITKEAPNYSL, from the coding sequence GTGTGGGAAGATAAATTCGGTAAGGAAGGCCTTACCTTTGACGATGTTTTGCTGGTACCTCGCAAGTCGGTGGTTCTGCCCAAAGAAGTAAGCGTGGCGACTCGTTTGAGTGATAACGTAAAGCTGAATATTCCTTTGATGAGTGCTGGTATGGATACTGTTACTGAGGCAGTGTTGGCAATCGCGATGGCTCGTGAGGGCGGTATCGGTATTATTCATAAAAATATGTCGATTGAACAGCAAGCGGTAGAGGTGGATCGGGTTAAACGTTCTGAGAGCGGTGTTATCACCAATCCATTCTCATTGACTCCGGATCATTTGGTATCTGATGCTGAAGCAGTTATGGGTAAATACCGTATTTCTGGTGTACCTGTTGTAAACGAAGAAAACAAACTGGTGGGTATTATTACTAACCGTGATCTTCGCTTTATTCACGATTTTAACCTTAAAATCAGTGAAGTCATGACGAAGGAAGAACTGGTAACTGCACCTGTAGGTACGACTTTACAGGAAGCGGAAGTCATTTTGCAAAAGCATAAGATTGAAAAGCTCCCTTTGGTCGATGATGAAAATTATCTCAAAGGTCTTATCACCATTAAAGATATTGAGAAAGCTATTCAATTTCCGAACGCAGCGAAAGATGCACAAGGTCGTCTTCTGGTCGGTGCGGCTGTTGGTATTTCCAAGGATACATTTGATCGGACTGAAGCACTTGTAAAAGCGGGTGTGGATATGATTGTTGTGGACTCTGCTCACGGCCATCATATTAACATCATTGAAGCGGTCCGCAAGCTGCGTGAAGCTTATCCTGATCTGACGATTGTAGCAGGTAATGTAGCTACTGGAGACGGAACGCGCGAATTGATTGAAGCAGGAGCATCGGTCGTAAAAGTCGGTATTGGTCCAGGCTCCATCTGTACAACACGCGTAATCGCAGGGATAGGTGTTCCACAAGTAACAGCAATTTATGATTGTGCAACAGTAGCACGTGAATATAATATTCCGATTATTGCAGACGGCGGTATTAAATACTCCGGTGAAATTACAAAGGCCATTGCGGCAGGCGCTTCTGCGGTAATGCTGGGAAGTCTTTTTGCAGGTACGGAAGAAAGCCCGGGCGAATCTGAAATTTATCAAGGACGCCGCTTTAAAGTATATCGTGGTATGGGCTCTATGGCTGCGATGAAGCAAGGTAGTAAAGATCGTTATTTCCAAGATGACGACAAGAAATTGGTACCGGAAGGCATTGAAGGACGCGTTGCTTATAAAGGACCACTTTCCGACACTGTCCATCAGCTGTTGGGCGGTCTTCGTTCCGGTATGGGTTATTGCGGTACAGCTAATATTGAGGAGCTTCGTAACGATACAAGCTTTATCCGTATTACAGGTGCTGGTCTGCGTGAGAGCCATCCGCATGATGTGCAAATTACGAAAGAAGCACCAAACTACTCTCTATAA
- a CDS encoding D-alanyl-D-alanine carboxypeptidase family protein, which produces MKANNLKQNTKRSMIKKSVTAVMVLNMMYMSALPVVGNFDPSVATFAAGAATQATNITGTGSINPPSLALRSAILIEPSTGQVLLSMNPDEPLPPASMTKMMTEYIVAEQVKQGKLKWTDKVTVNENASKSIGSRIFLAQGDQHTVEELYIAMAVGSANDATVALAERVSGTEQDFVKLMNETAQKMGMKNTYFINSTGLDRGDMPKGFQPDTDRETVMTARDAATLAGYIIKDHPDYTRFTTIQSYKFRPTDKAPIINYNWMLEANKNITNFRKFAYPGLDGMKTGHTANAGNCFTGTAERNGMRLISVVMGADSDAHRFTETAKVLNYGFDNFEVKQVIAPKTVVKGVENVPVTKGTETEVPIVTKDAVSFIVPKGASNPKVTFTTNITPASSLVAPLKQGAKVGTITYTYKTDGVDKGQTKTVDLVTTTAVEEGGWFRMLFRAIGDFFGDLFQGIKNLF; this is translated from the coding sequence TTGAAAGCGAACAATTTAAAGCAAAATACAAAACGCAGCATGATTAAAAAGAGCGTGACTGCAGTCATGGTGCTCAATATGATGTATATGTCGGCATTGCCTGTTGTAGGCAATTTCGATCCGAGCGTGGCTACTTTTGCAGCTGGAGCGGCAACACAGGCAACCAATATTACGGGGACAGGTTCTATTAACCCCCCTAGTCTGGCACTACGTTCTGCCATTTTGATCGAGCCTTCCACGGGGCAAGTATTGCTGTCTATGAATCCAGATGAGCCACTTCCACCAGCAAGTATGACTAAAATGATGACAGAATACATCGTGGCTGAACAGGTTAAGCAAGGCAAACTCAAGTGGACGGATAAGGTTACGGTTAACGAGAATGCTTCTAAGAGCATTGGATCACGTATTTTTTTGGCTCAAGGGGATCAACATACGGTAGAAGAGCTTTATATTGCCATGGCGGTAGGTTCTGCTAATGATGCAACAGTAGCCCTTGCTGAACGCGTATCCGGAACTGAGCAGGATTTTGTAAAACTAATGAATGAAACAGCTCAGAAAATGGGCATGAAAAATACGTATTTTATCAACTCGACTGGTTTGGACCGTGGTGATATGCCGAAAGGCTTCCAGCCGGATACAGACCGGGAAACGGTGATGACAGCGAGAGATGCAGCTACTCTGGCTGGTTACATCATTAAAGATCATCCGGATTACACACGATTCACGACAATTCAATCTTACAAATTCCGTCCTACTGACAAGGCGCCGATTATTAACTATAACTGGATGCTGGAAGCAAACAAAAATATTACTAACTTTAGAAAGTTTGCTTACCCAGGTTTAGACGGGATGAAAACAGGCCATACGGCCAATGCTGGCAACTGTTTTACAGGAACCGCTGAACGCAATGGAATGCGTCTCATCAGTGTAGTTATGGGAGCTGATTCAGATGCACACCGTTTTACAGAGACAGCTAAAGTGCTGAACTATGGTTTTGATAATTTTGAAGTGAAGCAGGTTATTGCCCCAAAGACGGTGGTTAAGGGTGTTGAGAATGTGCCAGTGACCAAAGGTACGGAAACAGAAGTGCCGATCGTTACAAAAGATGCAGTAAGTTTTATCGTACCCAAGGGTGCGAGCAATCCCAAGGTAACCTTTACAACGAACATTACACCAGCAAGCTCTCTTGTAGCACCTTTGAAGCAAGGGGCCAAAGTCGGAACCATTACGTACACGTACAAGACAGACGGTGTGGATAAAGGGCAGACGAAAACCGTTGATCTGGTTACTACGACAGCAGTAGAAGAGGGCGGCTGGTTCCGAATGCTTTTCCGGGCAATCGGTGATTTCTTCGGAGATCTGTTCCAAGGAATTAAGAATCTCTTCTAA
- the pdxS gene encoding pyridoxal 5'-phosphate synthase lyase subunit PdxS: METGTSRVKRGMAEMQKGGVIMDVMNAEQAKIAEAAGATAVMALERVPSDIRAAGGVARMADPTIVEEVMKVVSIPVMAKARIGHFVEAKVLESLGVDYLDESEVLTPADEVFHIDKREFTVPFVCGAKDLGEALRRIGEGASMIRTKGEPGTGNIVEAVRHMRFINGQIRKVQNLSKDELYAEAKNLGVAYELLLEVHELGKLPVVNFAAGGVATPADAALMMHLGADGVFVGSGIFKSDSPEKFARAIVEATTHYTDYKLIAEVSKNLGTPMKGIEISKLAPHERMQDRGW; the protein is encoded by the coding sequence ATGGAAACGGGAACTTCGCGTGTAAAAAGAGGTATGGCAGAGATGCAAAAAGGTGGCGTAATCATGGATGTCATGAACGCTGAGCAGGCTAAAATTGCAGAGGCAGCAGGAGCTACAGCTGTAATGGCTCTTGAACGGGTACCTTCGGATATCCGTGCAGCTGGTGGGGTTGCTCGTATGGCTGACCCAACGATTGTGGAAGAAGTTATGAAGGTTGTTTCTATTCCTGTTATGGCTAAGGCTCGCATCGGTCACTTTGTAGAGGCAAAGGTACTGGAATCTCTCGGTGTTGACTATCTCGATGAGAGCGAAGTATTGACACCTGCGGATGAAGTTTTCCATATTGATAAGCGGGAGTTCACCGTTCCATTTGTTTGTGGAGCCAAGGATCTGGGAGAAGCGCTGCGTCGCATTGGTGAGGGTGCATCTATGATCCGTACGAAGGGTGAACCGGGAACTGGGAATATTGTTGAGGCCGTTCGTCATATGCGTTTTATCAATGGTCAAATTCGCAAGGTGCAAAACTTGTCGAAGGACGAGCTGTATGCAGAAGCGAAAAACCTCGGTGTTGCATATGAACTGCTGTTAGAAGTGCATGAGCTTGGCAAGCTGCCAGTGGTTAACTTTGCAGCGGGTGGTGTAGCAACACCTGCTGATGCCGCGTTAATGATGCATTTAGGCGCTGATGGCGTCTTTGTAGGTTCTGGTATTTTCAAGTCGGATAGCCCTGAGAAGTTTGCACGGGCAATCGTGGAAGCGACCACTCATTATACGGATTACAAGCTGATCGCAGAAGTCTCCAAGAATTTGGGGACTCCTATGAAAGGCATTGAAATTTCCAAACTGGCACCGCATGAGCGCATGCAGGATCGTGGTTGGTAA
- the pdxT gene encoding pyridoxal 5'-phosphate synthase glutaminase subunit PdxT: MKIGVLSLQGAVAEHIRSVERAGAEGIAVKKIEQLDELSGLIIPGGESTTIGKLMRKYDFIEAIRQFSNQGKPVFGTCAGLIVLAKTIQGQEEAHLGLMDITVSRNAFGRQRESFETDLNIKGIEEPVRAVFIRAPLIQSVGTGVDVLSEYNGEIVAARQGHLLASSFHPELTDDYRLHQYFVDMVRE; the protein is encoded by the coding sequence ATGAAAATAGGTGTATTGTCGCTGCAAGGCGCTGTAGCTGAACATATACGAAGCGTTGAACGTGCGGGTGCGGAAGGTATAGCGGTGAAGAAGATCGAACAGCTCGATGAGCTGTCCGGTCTTATCATTCCCGGTGGTGAAAGTACCACTATCGGTAAGCTAATGCGCAAGTATGACTTTATAGAGGCTATACGTCAGTTTTCCAATCAAGGCAAGCCTGTATTTGGCACTTGCGCAGGATTGATTGTACTGGCTAAAACGATTCAAGGACAGGAAGAAGCACATTTGGGACTCATGGATATTACAGTATCGCGTAATGCATTTGGTCGCCAAAGAGAGAGCTTTGAAACAGACTTGAACATTAAAGGGATTGAGGAACCGGTTCGTGCCGTATTTATACGCGCACCATTAATACAGTCTGTTGGAACGGGAGTAGATGTGCTGTCTGAGTATAACGGCGAGATCGTGGCAGCCCGTCAGGGTCATTTGCTGGCTTCATCCTTCCATCCGGAGTTAACAGACGATTACCGGTTACATCAATATTTTGTGGATATGGTCCGCGAATAG
- the serS gene encoding serine--tRNA ligase: MLDIKILRNELGRVEKALQNRGKSLDLINGFTDLDVSRRELLQESEGLKNRRNVVSGEVAKLKKNKENADDLIAEMRQVSDRIKELDEQVRELEVQIDELVMSIPNIPNGTVPVGASEEDNVEIRRWSEPREFSFKPKAHWELAQDLDILDFEAAAKVTGSRFTFYKGLGARLERALINFMMDLHSSEHGYEEMLPPYIVNRDSLYGTGQLPKFEEDLFKLRDTEYYLIPTAEVPVTNYHREEIMNAEQLPKYYVAYSSCFRSEAGSAGRDTRGLIRQHQFNKVEMLKLVHPDTSYEELEKMTNNAERVLQLLGLPYRVLALCTGDMGFTSAKTYDLEVWLPESGMYREISSCSNTEDFQARRANIRFRPDSKAKPEFVHTLNGSGLAVGRTVAAILENYQQEDGSIVIPEVLRSYMRGIEVIAPKQ; this comes from the coding sequence GTGTTAGATATAAAGATTTTACGTAATGAGCTTGGTAGGGTTGAGAAAGCTTTGCAGAACAGGGGGAAATCTCTGGATCTGATTAATGGTTTTACAGATCTGGATGTAAGCCGTCGTGAGTTACTTCAGGAAAGTGAAGGGCTCAAAAATCGTCGGAACGTGGTATCCGGTGAAGTAGCCAAGTTGAAGAAGAATAAGGAAAATGCGGATGATCTTATTGCAGAAATGCGTCAAGTCTCCGATCGTATCAAAGAATTAGATGAGCAAGTACGCGAACTGGAAGTTCAGATCGACGAACTGGTGATGTCTATTCCGAATATTCCCAATGGAACAGTACCTGTTGGCGCATCGGAAGAGGATAATGTAGAAATCCGTCGCTGGTCGGAGCCGCGCGAGTTTTCCTTTAAACCCAAAGCGCATTGGGAGTTGGCTCAGGATCTAGATATTCTTGATTTTGAAGCAGCAGCCAAGGTAACGGGTTCTCGTTTTACGTTCTACAAAGGACTGGGAGCAAGACTAGAGCGTGCGCTGATTAACTTTATGATGGATCTGCACAGCAGTGAGCATGGTTATGAAGAAATGCTTCCTCCATACATCGTAAATCGGGACAGCTTGTACGGAACGGGCCAACTTCCGAAGTTTGAAGAAGATTTGTTCAAGCTGCGTGATACGGAGTATTATCTCATTCCTACGGCTGAAGTTCCGGTAACGAACTACCACCGTGAAGAGATCATGAATGCGGAACAGCTTCCGAAATATTATGTGGCATACAGCTCTTGCTTTCGCTCGGAGGCAGGATCAGCGGGACGTGATACACGTGGCCTGATCCGTCAGCATCAGTTCAATAAGGTAGAGATGCTTAAGCTGGTTCACCCGGATACCTCTTATGAAGAATTGGAGAAAATGACGAATAACGCTGAGCGTGTTCTACAACTGCTCGGACTTCCATATCGCGTGCTGGCACTTTGCACTGGAGATATGGGCTTTACGTCTGCCAAAACGTACGATCTGGAAGTATGGTTGCCTGAGAGTGGCATGTACCGCGAGATTTCTTCTTGTTCAAACACAGAAGACTTCCAAGCGCGTCGTGCGAACATCCGGTTTCGTCCAGATTCGAAGGCGAAGCCTGAATTTGTACATACGCTGAACGGTTCAGGATTGGCTGTAGGGCGGACTGTGGCTGCTATTTTGGAGAACTATCAGCAAGAGGATGGAAGCATCGTGATCCCAGAAGTACTGCGTTCATATATGCGAGGCATTGAGGTTATTGCTCCTAAACAGTAA
- a CDS encoding small acid-soluble spore protein P, with product MGKPKAIPVPEAQDSGGSNEKRERSHQQEPLSGSKKVKQRNHVDHHNREGS from the coding sequence ATGGGCAAGCCTAAAGCCATTCCTGTCCCTGAAGCACAGGATTCTGGTGGAAGTAACGAAAAGCGTGAGCGTAGTCATCAGCAGGAGCCGTTATCTGGTTCCAAGAAGGTGAAACAGCGGAATCACGTGGATCATCATAACAGAGAAGGTTCATAA
- a CDS encoding GNAT family N-acetyltransferase, which translates to MPMSLYNTPQGIFLRPFSLADSGALLALRHRNRDSHAPYEPLYEDSFFTLEKQQDYIRQKLRQAEEDRGYVFGIFLLKEERLIGYISISNLVRGVGQFADIGYMMDHHEQGKGHMTAALKLIIQYAFRALSLHRLQAGTLLHNDRSQRVLEKCGFRPEGIARKLVQIQGTWQDHQMFGLLAEDDVWQS; encoded by the coding sequence ATGCCTATGAGCTTGTATAATACGCCTCAAGGTATCTTTTTACGGCCATTTAGCTTGGCGGATAGCGGAGCCCTTCTCGCCCTTAGGCACCGAAATAGGGATTCCCATGCGCCTTATGAGCCGCTTTACGAGGATTCATTTTTCACATTAGAGAAACAACAGGACTACATCCGTCAGAAATTGCGGCAAGCCGAAGAAGATCGAGGTTACGTATTCGGTATCTTTCTCTTAAAGGAAGAACGGCTCATCGGTTATATCTCCATTTCCAATCTAGTACGTGGAGTTGGACAATTCGCTGATATCGGCTACATGATGGATCATCATGAACAGGGTAAAGGGCATATGACCGCTGCCTTAAAGTTAATCATACAATATGCCTTTCGTGCCTTATCTCTACATCGTCTCCAAGCGGGTACTCTTTTGCATAATGATCGCTCACAACGTGTATTAGAAAAATGTGGCTTTCGACCAGAAGGCATTGCTCGCAAGCTTGTACAGATTCAGGGCACATGGCAGGATCACCAGATGTTTGGACTTTTAGCCGAGGATGACGTGTGGCAGAGCTAA
- the tadA gene encoding tRNA adenosine(34) deaminase TadA, with translation MTTMDHAYWMKEAIQEAYKAETLGEVPIGAVIVKDNEIIGRGYNLRETDADPTAHAEMVAIRQASEHLGAWRLLDCRLYVTLEPCPMCAGAIVQSRVPHLIYGTTDPKAGCAGTLMNLLQEPRFNHCTEVTSGVLQEECASLLTSFFRHLRQKRAAAKLSPPSSSF, from the coding sequence GTGACCACCATGGATCACGCCTATTGGATGAAAGAAGCCATTCAGGAAGCGTATAAGGCAGAAACGTTAGGTGAAGTCCCTATCGGGGCTGTCATCGTAAAAGATAATGAAATCATCGGTCGCGGCTACAATTTGCGCGAGACGGATGCTGACCCAACCGCACATGCAGAGATGGTCGCCATTCGTCAGGCCAGTGAGCACTTAGGTGCCTGGCGCCTGCTGGATTGTAGGCTGTATGTCACTCTGGAGCCGTGTCCAATGTGCGCCGGAGCCATTGTGCAATCACGGGTTCCCCATTTGATATACGGCACTACAGATCCCAAGGCAGGCTGCGCAGGCACGCTGATGAATTTATTACAGGAGCCTCGGTTCAATCATTGTACAGAAGTAACTAGTGGTGTACTGCAGGAGGAATGTGCATCGCTGCTAACGAGCTTCTTTCGGCATCTCCGGCAAAAAAGAGCGGCAGCCAAATTGTCTCCTCCCTCGTCTTCATTCTGA
- a CDS encoding PAS domain S-box protein, with protein sequence MSIKIRITIILSGSVLFILLLNIALNYYTTHENLRSDSETKMVLTAKIIGGAIEQTQHSWEAVDKQLGYNLWLSATLAANQLDPDIRNIQQEQLQKVASLHRDTNISLMIRDGQGYKVVRSSDPKEVTPSDPLTGYWKNAVDQLYEHGQAAMVQGQKLDHFWTGSFDYTGSDSSDINKWGFYYDQKRNYLIRISFQDTSVQNFITILSPDEIVKQTQQVDYRIMEITGINPATFGGASMDKNGNDSKYYYMYNKPIQFGTYQLTRVQEDRLAVSRAILSGESIVQDCYIKGERVLVSYIPFYPANRDAYVIRIVMNYDTITSVISKQLISLIAISIVLLEVVIIGSYVLASLFVRPIQSILGKVNEMADGHFDTRLEIKGGHELAQLGERINAMAYNLGMYTRRLEQMYEENRSVKEHLESVINQTADAIHVTDEEDRVVRVNHAFEALYGWTKKELVGRKLEFVPPQQQEEYEFQKKSLLQGESIVSSESLRMRKDGSTVEISMSTSPILDEEGQILGFICVSRDITGRNRMEELLRRSEKLTTVGQLAAGVAHEIRNPLTTLRGFLQLQQQNQVLNMKHNDIMMSELDRINLIVSEFLILAKPQAVHFQKKDVRYIVSDVISLLDSQAHLLGIVFNLQVTDEPALVYAEENQLKQVFINLLKNSMEAMSKGGIITIHLFLEGENVKIFIRDQGAGIPAEMLSKLGEPFFTNKETGTGLGLMVSQRIIQSHKGTLDIESTEGEGTTALVQLPIAKPE encoded by the coding sequence GTGTCGATAAAAATCAGAATAACGATCATTTTGTCGGGGTCCGTCCTGTTTATCCTTTTATTAAACATCGCACTTAATTATTACACGACCCATGAAAACCTAAGAAGTGACAGTGAAACTAAAATGGTTCTGACGGCTAAAATTATCGGAGGAGCTATCGAACAAACCCAACATAGCTGGGAGGCCGTTGACAAACAGCTCGGATATAATCTGTGGCTTTCTGCCACGTTGGCTGCCAATCAGCTCGATCCTGACATTCGAAATATTCAGCAGGAACAGCTTCAAAAGGTGGCCTCACTCCACAGAGATACTAATATTTCCTTGATGATTCGAGACGGGCAGGGGTATAAGGTTGTTAGATCCTCGGATCCTAAAGAAGTAACGCCATCCGATCCATTGACAGGATATTGGAAAAATGCAGTTGACCAATTATATGAGCACGGACAGGCTGCAATGGTGCAAGGTCAGAAACTGGATCATTTTTGGACGGGGTCATTTGACTACACCGGTTCAGACTCCTCAGATATTAACAAATGGGGATTTTATTATGATCAAAAACGTAACTACTTAATTCGAATTTCCTTTCAGGATACTTCAGTACAAAATTTCATAACCATCCTGAGCCCCGATGAGATCGTAAAGCAAACTCAACAAGTGGATTATCGCATCATGGAGATTACAGGAATTAACCCTGCAACCTTTGGTGGCGCTTCGATGGACAAGAACGGAAACGATTCGAAATACTATTACATGTACAACAAACCGATCCAATTCGGCACGTATCAACTAACAAGGGTGCAGGAAGATCGTTTGGCCGTGTCCAGAGCTATCCTCTCGGGGGAGAGTATTGTACAAGACTGCTATATTAAAGGTGAGCGGGTTCTCGTCAGTTACATACCTTTTTATCCGGCTAATCGTGATGCCTATGTTATCCGTATTGTTATGAATTATGATACGATCACTTCTGTTATTTCCAAGCAATTGATAAGTTTAATTGCCATTTCCATTGTCCTTTTAGAGGTGGTGATCATTGGAAGCTATGTGCTGGCAAGTCTGTTTGTCCGCCCAATTCAGTCGATTCTGGGGAAAGTGAATGAGATGGCTGACGGTCATTTTGATACACGGCTAGAAATAAAAGGTGGTCATGAGCTTGCACAGTTGGGTGAGCGCATCAATGCGATGGCCTACAACCTAGGGATGTACACGAGAAGACTCGAGCAGATGTATGAAGAGAACCGTTCTGTAAAGGAACATCTAGAATCGGTTATTAATCAGACAGCAGATGCGATTCATGTAACCGACGAGGAGGATCGCGTCGTTCGGGTCAATCATGCCTTTGAAGCTTTGTACGGCTGGACCAAGAAAGAATTGGTTGGTCGTAAGTTGGAATTTGTACCTCCACAGCAACAGGAGGAATATGAATTTCAGAAGAAGAGCCTGCTTCAGGGAGAGAGCATCGTATCAAGTGAGTCCCTTAGAATGCGGAAGGATGGAAGTACAGTAGAGATTAGTATGAGCACATCGCCTATTCTGGATGAAGAAGGCCAGATTTTGGGGTTTATCTGCGTGTCGCGTGATATCACGGGTCGCAACCGGATGGAGGAGTTGTTGCGCAGATCAGAGAAACTGACAACCGTCGGGCAACTGGCGGCAGGCGTAGCGCATGAGATTCGTAATCCGCTAACCACGCTACGTGGCTTTCTCCAACTACAGCAGCAAAATCAAGTGTTGAATATGAAACACAACGATATTATGATGTCTGAGCTGGATCGCATTAATTTGATCGTTAGCGAGTTTTTAATACTGGCGAAGCCACAGGCAGTGCATTTTCAGAAAAAAGATGTTCGTTATATTGTGAGCGACGTGATTTCTTTACTAGATAGTCAGGCGCATCTGCTGGGCATTGTATTCAACCTTCAGGTCACGGACGAGCCTGCCCTGGTATACGCTGAAGAAAATCAGTTAAAGCAAGTATTCATTAATTTACTTAAAAATAGCATGGAGGCTATGAGTAAAGGTGGCATCATCACGATTCATTTGTTCTTGGAGGGAGAAAACGTTAAAATCTTCATACGGGACCAGGGAGCGGGTATTCCCGCAGAAATGCTGTCCAAGTTGGGAGAACCTTTTTTCACAAACAAAGAAACAGGTACAGGACTAGGACTTATGGTCAGCCAGCGTATTATACAGAGTCATAAAGGCACACTGGATATTGAAAGCACAGAGGGAGAGGGAACGACAGCCCTGGTGCAGCTTCCGATTGCCAAGCCGGAGTAA